A genomic window from Bacillus sp. BGMRC 2118 includes:
- a CDS encoding NUDIX domain-containing protein, translated as MRNRGSAVIIQDGEVALIKRIKNDEVYYVFPGGGMEEGESPEETTVREVKEELGVTIDIKYLVATVQFEGTQYFYVADILSGHFGTGTGEEFADPSRGYYEPIWVEITSLSSLDVKPKRVAELIQTLTKKS; from the coding sequence TTGAGAAATCGAGGCTCTGCAGTTATCATTCAAGATGGAGAAGTAGCATTAATTAAGAGAATCAAAAACGATGAAGTGTATTATGTCTTTCCTGGTGGTGGCATGGAGGAAGGTGAATCCCCAGAAGAGACAACCGTTAGAGAAGTGAAAGAAGAATTAGGAGTAACAATCGATATTAAGTATTTAGTAGCGACGGTTCAGTTTGAGGGAACGCAATATTTTTATGTAGCAGATATCCTGTCTGGCCACTTTGGAACAGGAACAGGAGAAGAGTTTGCAGACCCAAGCCGGGGCTACTATGAGCCAATTTGGGTAGAAATTACTTCCCTTTCTTCTTTGGATGTAAAACCAAAACGAGTAGCTGAA
- a CDS encoding sigma-70 family RNA polymerase sigma factor: MENEVLIKRAIKGDEQAFYTLMLEHKEQLYRMAFSYLRNQEDSLEALQEVTYRAFKAIKTVREPAYFTTWLVRIMLNYCNDELRKKKRVSVQSHEFEHMTASEDHLERIELEEAVDALDERSKQVITLKYFHDYKISDIAKVMDCPEGTVKTWLHKALNGLRKQFEDKGGEKHV; this comes from the coding sequence ATGGAGAACGAGGTGCTCATTAAACGAGCGATTAAAGGAGATGAACAAGCATTTTACACGTTAATGCTTGAACATAAAGAACAATTATATCGAATGGCTTTCTCTTACTTAAGAAATCAAGAGGATTCATTAGAAGCCTTGCAAGAGGTGACATACCGAGCCTTTAAAGCAATTAAGACGGTGAGGGAACCTGCCTACTTTACTACTTGGCTCGTTCGAATTATGTTGAACTACTGTAATGATGAACTTCGAAAGAAAAAGCGTGTGTCTGTCCAGTCTCATGAATTTGAACATATGACGGCTTCGGAAGATCATCTCGAAAGAATTGAACTGGAAGAAGCAGTAGATGCACTAGATGAACGAAGCAAACAAGTCATTACCTTAAAATATTTTCATGACTACAAAATTAGCGACATTGCGAAAGTGATGGACTGTCCAGAAGGCACCGTGAAAACGTGGCTGCATAAAGCGCTAAATGGATTGCGGAAACAGTTTGAGGACAAAGGTGGGGAGAAGCATGTTTGA
- a CDS encoding DNA polymerase IV, with amino-acid sequence MMDYSQFPYERILCVDMKSFYASCSAVMLGLDPMTCYLAVVGDTNRQGSIVLAATPRMKEEFGIKTGSRLFEIPDDPRIQIVNPKMGTYVRISTEITRLFHRYVPKEAIHTYSVDESFLKVDGVEHIWGDAHTIAQKIKSEIYKEFGLHCAIGIGPNMLLSKLCLDLEAKKKGIAEWTFDDVEKKLWPLSPLSKMWGIGSRMERNLNRMGIFTIGQLANYPLELLEKKFGVMGNQLYYHAHGVDLSDIGAPIMQGQVSFGKGQILLRDYPDPDEVKHVILEMCEEVGRRARQHKKAGRTISLGIGYSKEEYGGGFHRSRTIDEPTNITLDLYKVCLELFEENYQGKTVRRIDIALSNIVEDTEMQLNLFYTNKPKQRTLGYTMDAIREKYGSTAILRAVSYTDAGTARHRSKLVGGHKA; translated from the coding sequence GTGATGGATTACAGTCAATTTCCATATGAGCGAATATTGTGTGTGGACATGAAAAGCTTCTATGCAAGCTGTTCGGCAGTCATGCTGGGTCTGGATCCAATGACTTGTTATTTGGCAGTAGTGGGAGATACGAATCGGCAAGGAAGCATCGTGCTGGCAGCAACGCCGAGAATGAAAGAAGAGTTTGGCATTAAGACAGGGTCGAGGCTATTTGAAATCCCGGACGATCCTCGTATTCAAATTGTTAATCCGAAAATGGGAACGTATGTGAGGATTTCAACTGAGATTACGAGATTATTTCATCGCTACGTTCCAAAAGAAGCCATTCACACTTATAGCGTGGACGAAAGTTTTTTAAAAGTGGATGGTGTTGAACATATATGGGGAGACGCCCATACGATTGCTCAAAAGATTAAAAGTGAAATTTACAAAGAGTTTGGCCTTCACTGTGCGATTGGAATTGGTCCCAATATGCTGTTATCCAAGCTTTGTTTAGATTTAGAAGCTAAGAAAAAGGGAATTGCGGAGTGGACGTTCGACGATGTTGAGAAAAAGCTATGGCCACTTTCTCCGTTGAGTAAAATGTGGGGAATTGGGAGCCGGATGGAACGAAATCTAAACCGTATGGGCATTTTTACAATAGGGCAGCTGGCTAACTATCCGCTTGAATTACTCGAAAAGAAATTTGGAGTGATGGGCAATCAGCTTTATTATCATGCTCATGGCGTAGATTTATCAGATATCGGCGCTCCGATTATGCAGGGGCAAGTCAGCTTTGGAAAAGGCCAAATATTATTACGAGACTACCCTGATCCAGATGAAGTAAAACATGTCATTTTAGAAATGTGTGAGGAAGTTGGTCGCAGAGCACGCCAACATAAAAAAGCGGGAAGAACGATAAGTCTAGGTATTGGATACAGCAAGGAAGAGTATGGTGGAGGCTTTCACCGTTCAAGAACCATCGACGAGCCGACAAATATTACACTAGATTTATATAAAGTGTGTCTAGAATTATTTGAAGAAAATTATCAAGGAAAAACGGTAAGACGAATTGATATTGCCCTTTCAAACATTGTCGAGGATACAGAAATGCAATTGAATTTATTTTATACGAATAAACCGAAGCAGCGGACGCTTGGCTATACGATGGATGCAATTAGAGAAAAATATGGTTCTACTGCTATTCTACGTGCAGTTTCTTATACAGATGCCGGAACAGCCCGTCATCGCAGCAAGCTGGTAGGAGGACATAAAGCATGA
- a CDS encoding globin-coupled sensor protein has protein sequence MIKNNKRRQKEVSIFSNISEIDTKIELMNNSDYVTQVKMISLTEENLRHLKAMQPFIKEKLDYIVERFYSNLAKQPALMQIIHDHSTVNRLKVTLQKHIYEMFNGVIDESFIKQRFIIAHVHVRIGLEPKWYMCAFQELFETVLEILENQLTNQTDYKYAVLAISKIFNLEQQIVLEAFDKENEKIRMEEENIKNTIKQNVAKNAEELAAISEQTSSSIQQIAGKSRDIEVLTKLGSSNALETVGKSKQGIELIKKLENLMGESEARMNKISIDMESLIRSSKKIEEIATIVTSIAEQTNLLSLNAAIEAARAGEHGKGFAVVAGEVRKLADHTKKAVTEVYTLIHEIENSSKQMSTTIGEIQNGIKKGTLQTKETSVFFDQILDSMATMKEQNLQIADEMSSLNQIFEDINSAVEQVAFSSDELNHITNQL, from the coding sequence ATGATCAAAAACAACAAGCGGAGACAAAAGGAAGTATCTATATTTTCAAATATAAGCGAGATAGATACAAAAATTGAGTTAATGAATAATAGCGATTATGTAACACAGGTCAAAATGATTAGTTTGACGGAAGAAAACCTACGCCATTTAAAGGCAATGCAGCCTTTTATAAAAGAGAAGCTAGACTATATTGTTGAACGGTTTTATTCAAACCTTGCCAAGCAGCCGGCACTGATGCAGATAATTCATGATCATAGTACGGTTAATCGATTGAAAGTGACGTTGCAAAAGCATATATACGAAATGTTTAACGGCGTAATTGATGAATCATTTATTAAGCAAAGGTTTATCATTGCTCATGTTCACGTTAGAATCGGGTTAGAACCAAAGTGGTATATGTGTGCGTTTCAGGAACTGTTTGAAACAGTACTGGAAATTCTAGAAAATCAATTAACCAATCAAACAGACTATAAATATGCGGTTCTAGCTATCTCCAAAATATTTAATTTAGAACAGCAAATTGTTCTTGAGGCATTTGATAAAGAAAATGAAAAAATTAGAATGGAAGAAGAAAACATAAAAAATACAATTAAACAGAACGTCGCGAAAAATGCAGAAGAGCTAGCTGCTATTAGTGAGCAGACAAGCTCATCTATTCAACAGATCGCGGGGAAATCGAGAGATATAGAGGTTCTCACAAAACTTGGTTCATCGAACGCACTAGAAACTGTCGGTAAATCCAAACAAGGAATTGAGTTAATAAAAAAATTAGAGAACCTCATGGGAGAGTCAGAAGCGAGAATGAACAAGATTTCAATTGATATGGAGTCACTTATTCGCAGCTCTAAGAAAATTGAAGAAATTGCAACCATTGTAACCTCGATTGCAGAACAAACTAACTTGCTGTCACTGAATGCGGCAATTGAAGCAGCCAGAGCAGGTGAACATGGTAAAGGCTTTGCTGTCGTGGCAGGGGAAGTGAGGAAATTAGCTGACCATACAAAGAAGGCTGTAACGGAAGTATATACATTAATACATGAAATCGAGAATTCTTCTAAGCAAATGTCCACTACAATTGGTGAAATTCAAAATGGTATAAAAAAGGGGACTCTGCAAACAAAGGAAACATCAGTCTTTTTTGATCAAATTCTTGATTCAATGGCAACAATGAAGGAACAAAACCTCCAAATAGCTGACGAGATGAGCAGTCTGAATCAAATTTTTGAGGATATTAATTCAGCGGTCGAACAAGTTGCTTTTTCTTCTGATGAATTAAATCATATAACGAATCAATTATAG
- a CDS encoding dihydrofolate reductase: MERKVALFIATSLDGYIATVEDSLEWLFNVEGEGDSGYSEFYETVDTIILGRRTYDWIMEHENGNFPYKNKQCYVFSENISGQTEFVQFVNEDVAQFTKFLKDKPGGKIWIVGGGKLLQDFVKENLIDEYLITVAPSIIGDGIPLFKQGDYEVDLILRDVKQYNQFVQLTYEKK; encoded by the coding sequence ATGGAACGAAAAGTAGCGTTATTTATAGCAACAAGTTTAGATGGGTATATTGCAACAGTAGAGGATTCATTGGAATGGTTATTTAACGTGGAAGGTGAAGGAGATTCTGGTTATTCTGAGTTTTACGAAACAGTTGACACCATTATTCTTGGTAGACGAACATACGACTGGATTATGGAGCATGAAAATGGGAATTTTCCTTATAAAAACAAACAGTGCTATGTGTTCTCAGAAAACATTTCGGGTCAAACTGAGTTTGTTCAGTTTGTGAATGAAGATGTAGCACAATTTACAAAGTTCTTAAAGGACAAACCAGGAGGGAAGATATGGATTGTTGGTGGAGGGAAATTACTACAGGATTTCGTAAAAGAGAATTTAATAGATGAATATTTAATAACAGTAGCACCGTCCATTATTGGAGATGGAATACCATTATTTAAGCAAGGAGACTATGAAGTCGATCTCATATTAAGGGACGTGAAGCAATACAATCAATTTGTTCAACTAACTTATGAAAAGAAATAA
- a CDS encoding DUF4179 domain-containing protein yields MDCGNSLRTKVGRSMFDKEEAKLRHVKQQYDEIPIPDSIDHYIQAGIQSAKLKRKRGSIYRFSGLVAVVMLIAMLSLIRVSPTFAGYISSIPGFEKIVELVRSDKGLISAIENDFIQPIGVSDVQDGVKVTMDSVIVDNNEMVLFYTVESDRNLGDIMPGKIAIKDMETNEGFDATFSYESLQEVTTDPVSGTIEFYADEWPSSMELSLQLFSTLSDKERPVTTRFTIPFTIDVQKFEGMQSVFSINKTASIENQKFTINKMVVHPTEMELYLQFDPANDKEIFNFDDLKIVDEKGEHWNAKGSIRNENEHIVTFESNYFHEPKKLYVEFSSVRAVDKDELEVVVDVENQKILKAPSDERFLSVQRSGHDLSFLLKNENAQDQNHSYNLFGGDMVDATGATYSISSRFSSPASDDSNNVQIEGIVLPTLDFANPITLTLSDYPARLKEKVRIQIK; encoded by the coding sequence ATGGATTGCGGAAACAGTTTGAGGACAAAGGTGGGGAGAAGCATGTTTGATAAAGAAGAAGCAAAGTTAAGACATGTAAAACAACAATACGATGAAATTCCAATTCCAGATTCGATAGATCACTATATCCAAGCAGGTATTCAAAGTGCAAAGTTGAAACGAAAAAGAGGATCTATTTACCGTTTTAGTGGCCTCGTTGCAGTGGTTATGTTAATTGCAATGTTATCATTAATCCGTGTTTCTCCAACCTTTGCTGGCTATATTAGTAGTATTCCCGGATTTGAAAAAATTGTAGAGCTTGTGCGGTCTGATAAAGGATTGATTTCAGCAATTGAGAATGATTTCATCCAGCCGATTGGTGTGTCAGATGTGCAGGATGGAGTAAAGGTGACGATGGACTCTGTAATAGTCGATAACAATGAAATGGTATTATTTTATACGGTAGAAAGTGATCGGAATTTAGGAGATATTATGCCAGGGAAGATAGCAATTAAAGACATGGAAACAAATGAAGGGTTTGATGCGACATTCTCTTACGAATCCTTACAGGAAGTTACGACTGATCCAGTTTCGGGAACTATTGAATTTTATGCAGATGAATGGCCATCTTCTATGGAACTTTCTTTACAATTGTTTAGCACGTTATCAGATAAAGAACGACCTGTTACCACTAGGTTTACCATCCCTTTTACAATTGATGTACAGAAGTTTGAGGGAATGCAATCAGTGTTTAGCATTAATAAGACAGCTTCTATTGAAAACCAAAAGTTTACCATTAACAAGATGGTAGTTCATCCTACAGAAATGGAATTATATCTTCAATTTGACCCTGCTAACGACAAGGAAATATTTAATTTCGATGATCTAAAAATTGTCGATGAAAAGGGTGAACACTGGAATGCTAAAGGATCAATAAGAAATGAAAATGAACATATTGTAACGTTTGAGAGCAATTATTTTCATGAGCCTAAGAAGTTGTATGTAGAGTTTTCTTCGGTTCGTGCAGTGGATAAGGATGAGTTGGAAGTTGTGGTGGATGTAGAGAACCAAAAAATACTAAAAGCGCCGTCTGATGAGAGATTTTTAAGTGTTCAACGATCGGGTCATGATCTTAGTTTTCTATTGAAGAACGAGAATGCTCAAGACCAAAATCACTCGTATAACCTATTTGGAGGCGATATGGTCGATGCTACGGGTGCTACCTACAGTATTAGCTCTAGATTTAGTTCACCTGCTTCAGATGATAGCAATAATGTTCAAATAGAAGGGATTGTACTCCCAACATTAGATTTTGCGAATCCAATAACATTAACACTAAGTGACTACCCTGCCCGTCTTAAAGAAAAAGTCAGAATTCAAATTAAATAA
- a CDS encoding beta-lactamase family protein, which yields MTKKNVIDQLLVKESSSRLQPLYSYVERIQQQISASAAAVYVIQHDQVIGEWYAGIHSFSSDLKIQENSRFNVHSVRKSYIGLATAIVMENGHIQDIDDSVLDYLDEEHDLLKGITIRHLVTHTHGLDLMDGRLVRKFFPGYGWDYNNAGLSLLYKIILQTTGHTVNEILQENVFKPLGFQETGWERMEKSNLVYDVFEPTNEARLRLDDESGFERNMYVSAHELAHFGYFHLKRGEIGGKQIVPSVLFDLTTAVQTPSTPHPTPQNGFFWFRNVNNYSSSEIGEHVPKGAYQMLGSSGCTVLVIPEYEAVVVRMYNKVGNPPIYHYLQDINQFGNLVSSLLHESN from the coding sequence ATGACGAAGAAAAATGTAATTGATCAACTTCTCGTAAAAGAAAGCTCAAGCCGCTTACAACCCTTATATTCATACGTTGAACGAATTCAACAGCAAATTTCTGCCTCAGCAGCTGCTGTATATGTGATTCAACATGATCAAGTGATTGGAGAATGGTACGCTGGTATACATAGCTTTTCAAGTGACCTAAAGATACAAGAAAATTCACGATTTAATGTGCATTCTGTGAGAAAAAGCTATATCGGTTTAGCAACAGCTATTGTGATGGAAAATGGCCACATACAGGACATTGATGATTCAGTCTTGGATTACCTTGATGAAGAACATGATTTACTAAAAGGTATAACCATTCGCCATCTCGTCACACACACGCACGGTCTAGATTTAATGGATGGAAGGCTTGTGCGTAAATTTTTCCCAGGTTATGGCTGGGACTATAATAATGCCGGGTTGTCGTTATTATATAAAATTATACTACAAACAACTGGACATACGGTGAATGAGATTCTGCAAGAAAATGTGTTCAAACCATTAGGATTTCAAGAAACGGGATGGGAGAGAATGGAAAAGTCAAATTTAGTTTATGATGTGTTTGAACCAACAAATGAGGCAAGATTAAGACTTGATGATGAATCGGGATTTGAGCGTAATATGTACGTCAGTGCGCATGAATTAGCGCATTTTGGCTATTTTCACTTAAAGCGTGGGGAAATCGGAGGAAAGCAAATCGTTCCTTCTGTCTTATTTGACCTTACAACTGCTGTTCAAACACCTTCAACTCCACATCCTACTCCTCAAAACGGTTTTTTCTGGTTTAGAAATGTAAATAACTACTCCTCTAGTGAAATAGGTGAACACGTACCAAAGGGAGCATATCAAATGCTTGGTTCCTCTGGTTGTACAGTTTTGGTTATCCCGGAGTATGAAGCCGTTGTAGTTCGTATGTACAATAAAGTTGGGAATCCTCCTATTTATCACTACCTACAAGATATAAACCAATTTGGTAACCTTGTCAGTTCCCTGTTACATGAATCGAATTAA
- a CDS encoding YolD-like family protein: MIRDRGNIKWTSMMLPEHVKLLRDWAKEDEFETKEEIDEQQLEQMNEVICEAMSYGASICITYFEGTKHHTVTGMVHYVDEIEGKLRVLTTEGVRKHVDIQAITDVKEVDNEGF; encoded by the coding sequence ATGATTCGAGACCGCGGAAATATAAAATGGACTTCGATGATGCTTCCTGAGCATGTAAAGCTACTTAGAGATTGGGCAAAAGAGGATGAATTTGAAACGAAGGAAGAAATTGATGAACAGCAGCTTGAACAAATGAATGAAGTGATATGCGAAGCTATGTCTTATGGAGCAAGCATTTGTATTACGTACTTTGAAGGAACAAAGCACCATACTGTAACAGGTATGGTTCATTATGTTGATGAAATAGAGGGAAAGCTCCGCGTTCTTACAACTGAAGGAGTACGAAAGCACGTAGATATTCAGGCAATAACAGATGTAAAAGAGGTTGATAATGAAGGGTTTTAA
- a CDS encoding methyl-accepting chemotaxis protein codes for MKKFKLKIGSKINMIVLSIILILASVTGIVSYIEISKGVKEFAVEKAKGDLSLANRLINTKYPGFWEVKNDRLYKGSTLMSENYDLVDLIGKDTNDTVTLFLGDTRVATNVQIDGKRAIGTKVSQEVADVVLKKGENYYGEAQVAGNWYQTAYMPIKNGAGETIGIFYVGASQDKIDHIIKEFTILFLPLLAIIIILSLTVIMLFTRKMTKRLSSISLALQSAGNGDFTTKVSDTTGDELTDLANSFNQMGGNLQTMISDVVLTAEQVAASSEQLTAGAEQTSKATEVITESIQQVASGAESQTVSVEETATALEEVTIGVQSIAENASLVAEVSSQATQKAKDGSGYVGQTVRQIQAINQSVRDTGEVILSLDTRSKQIGDITKVITDIADQTNLLALNAAIEAARAGEHGKGFAVVADEVRKLAEQSQTSSAQISSLIKEIQQDMDRSTHSMNQVQEEVEEGLEIVAKTETNFNEILEFMERASEQITEMAATAEEMSASSEEVSATVAGITHISRNTSMHSQNVAASAEEQLASMEEITASANSLSKIADNLQQLVSKFKV; via the coding sequence ATGAAAAAGTTCAAATTGAAGATTGGCAGTAAAATTAATATGATAGTCTTATCGATTATATTAATACTGGCATCAGTTACAGGGATTGTTTCTTATATTGAAATTTCTAAAGGTGTTAAAGAATTTGCTGTTGAAAAGGCAAAAGGAGACTTAAGCCTGGCCAATCGTCTAATTAATACGAAATATCCAGGGTTCTGGGAAGTAAAGAATGATAGATTATATAAAGGCTCTACGTTGATGAGTGAGAACTATGATCTCGTTGATTTAATAGGAAAAGATACAAATGACACAGTCACCCTCTTTTTAGGAGATACTCGTGTTGCGACAAATGTACAAATTGACGGCAAACGTGCAATCGGTACAAAAGTTTCACAAGAAGTGGCAGATGTAGTTCTAAAAAAAGGAGAAAATTATTATGGTGAAGCACAAGTAGCAGGTAATTGGTATCAAACAGCATATATGCCAATTAAAAATGGCGCCGGTGAAACAATTGGGATTTTTTATGTAGGAGCTTCACAGGATAAAATTGATCATATAATTAAGGAATTCACTATCCTTTTCCTCCCACTATTAGCCATTATTATTATTCTATCTTTAACGGTTATTATGCTATTTACAAGAAAGATGACGAAGAGATTATCTTCAATTTCTCTAGCTCTTCAATCTGCAGGTAATGGTGACTTTACGACTAAAGTGTCGGATACTACAGGTGATGAACTAACTGATCTTGCTAACAGCTTCAATCAAATGGGTGGAAACTTACAAACTATGATCTCCGATGTAGTGTTGACGGCTGAACAAGTGGCTGCCTCGTCAGAGCAACTAACCGCAGGAGCAGAGCAAACAAGTAAGGCAACAGAGGTCATTACAGAATCGATTCAACAGGTTGCCAGTGGTGCTGAAAGCCAAACGGTTAGTGTAGAAGAAACGGCAACTGCATTAGAAGAAGTAACAATTGGTGTTCAATCAATTGCTGAAAATGCTTCATTAGTAGCAGAGGTGAGTTCACAAGCAACTCAAAAGGCAAAAGACGGAAGTGGGTATGTTGGACAAACTGTAAGGCAAATTCAAGCTATTAATCAATCAGTACGAGATACAGGTGAAGTAATCCTTTCACTTGATACGAGATCAAAGCAGATTGGTGATATTACAAAGGTTATTACTGATATTGCAGACCAAACGAACCTTTTAGCGCTTAATGCAGCAATTGAAGCAGCACGAGCAGGAGAGCATGGGAAAGGATTCGCCGTTGTAGCAGATGAAGTACGAAAGCTTGCAGAGCAATCGCAAACATCGTCTGCACAAATTTCTAGCCTCATTAAAGAAATCCAGCAAGACATGGATCGCTCTACTCACTCTATGAACCAAGTACAAGAAGAAGTAGAGGAAGGCTTAGAAATTGTAGCAAAGACAGAAACGAACTTTAACGAAATTCTAGAGTTTATGGAGCGTGCAAGTGAGCAAATTACAGAAATGGCAGCGACAGCAGAGGAAATGTCTGCAAGCTCCGAGGAAGTAAGTGCAACAGTAGCGGGAATTACACATATTTCTCGAAACACATCAATGCATTCTCAAAATGTTGCGGCTTCCGCCGAAGAGCAACTAGCTTCTATGGAAGAAATTACAGCATCAGCAAACTCGCTTTCAAAAATTGCAGATAACTTACAACAACTTGTAAGCAAATTTAAAGTATAA
- a CDS encoding response regulator transcription factor, which translates to MIKVMIAEDERLAREELEYLLQQEKDIQLLPSASNGKELVELVDKYDPHVVFLDIQMPELGGTKAAALLRTKENGGPLIVFCTAYQDFALEAFGLNALDYLLKPYDVKRLHESLNRIRNRLRHLHSKIHATTSDQVLIDEGDTMVVLPTSDIVYAEKEDKFLKIYTNKRVLTSRMSMQHFEQLLNNKNFLRPHRSYIVNMNYVTEIRPWFNGAYNMIVNYNAETIIPIPRTMIKSVLSAFKSSH; encoded by the coding sequence ATGATAAAGGTAATGATTGCTGAGGATGAAAGACTAGCTAGGGAAGAACTAGAATATTTACTTCAGCAGGAGAAAGACATTCAGCTGTTACCAAGTGCGAGCAATGGAAAAGAATTAGTAGAACTTGTTGACAAGTACGATCCACATGTTGTCTTTTTAGACATACAAATGCCGGAGCTCGGTGGTACGAAAGCTGCAGCACTGCTACGTACAAAAGAGAATGGTGGCCCTCTCATTGTATTTTGTACAGCTTATCAAGACTTTGCACTAGAAGCATTCGGCTTGAATGCGTTAGATTATCTGCTGAAACCTTACGATGTGAAGCGGCTACATGAAAGTCTGAACAGGATAAGAAATCGTTTGCGTCACCTACATTCAAAGATACATGCTACTACTTCAGATCAAGTGCTAATTGATGAAGGTGATACGATGGTTGTCCTTCCTACCAGTGATATCGTATACGCAGAGAAAGAGGACAAATTTTTAAAAATCTATACAAATAAAAGAGTCCTTACATCAAGAATGTCTATGCAACATTTTGAACAATTACTAAATAATAAAAATTTTTTAAGGCCACATCGAAGCTATATCGTCAATATGAATTATGTTACAGAAATTAGACCATGGTTTAATGGTGCCTACAATATGATTGTGAATTATAATGCTGAAACGATCATACCAATTCCACGAACGATGATTAAGAGTGTTCTATCCGCATTCAAAAGCAGTCACTAA
- a CDS encoding HD domain-containing protein gives METKKQDDQLIALLLSLREKDMTTYLHSIQSATLIKMMARELQLPDSEALVRSALLHDIGKTLLPSEILQKQTMLRIDEWEQIRKHPLYSVELLTKHYTESELDYDLVSYHHENVDGTGYPYGKGIDEIPLQARLFRIIDSYEAMTGQRPYRKSITKEQAIEELNRYRDIYYDSSLLDSFISAITKNDL, from the coding sequence ATGGAGACGAAAAAACAAGATGACCAATTAATTGCCCTATTATTAAGCTTACGTGAGAAGGATATGACAACCTATTTACACTCCATTCAATCTGCTACGTTAATAAAGATGATGGCTAGAGAATTACAATTACCAGATAGTGAGGCATTGGTACGCTCTGCCCTATTACATGATATCGGAAAAACGCTTTTACCTTCAGAAATCTTGCAAAAACAGACCATGCTGAGGATAGATGAGTGGGAACAAATAAGGAAACACCCATTGTACAGTGTGGAATTATTAACTAAGCATTACACAGAATCTGAGTTAGATTATGACCTTGTTAGCTATCACCACGAAAATGTAGATGGGACAGGTTATCCTTATGGAAAAGGGATAGATGAGATTCCCTTACAAGCAAGACTATTTCGGATTATTGACAGCTATGAAGCCATGACAGGACAGCGTCCATATCGAAAATCTATAACAAAGGAGCAAGCAATAGAAGAGTTGAACCGATACCGAGACATCTATTACGATTCATCTTTATTAGATTCATTTATTTCGGCCATTACGAAAAATGATTTGTAA
- a CDS encoding SDR family oxidoreductase: MRLHGKNIIITGASSGIGEEIAYLIAQNGGTPILIARSEDQLIRVSTTIKEKYQLDSPYYVLDVQQLELIDETIQHITNRVGTIHVLINNAGFGVFDAVEDINLNDMKSMFEVNVFGLIAMTKSVLPFMMKQNEGHIINIASQAGKIASPKSSVYSATKHAVLGFTNSLRMELSKTNINVTSVNPGPIRTRFFDIADKSGNYVKNVQRYMLDSRYVAAKVVDAIFTSKREINLPKWMNAGSVLFQLFPTFMEKTAGKVVFKK; encoded by the coding sequence ATGAGGTTACATGGAAAAAATATCATCATAACGGGTGCATCAAGTGGTATTGGAGAAGAAATTGCCTATTTAATTGCCCAAAACGGTGGGACACCCATTTTAATTGCGAGAAGTGAAGATCAATTAATTCGGGTCTCCACTACGATTAAAGAAAAATACCAACTAGATAGTCCCTACTATGTGTTGGATGTTCAACAGCTTGAACTCATTGATGAAACCATTCAGCATATTACGAATCGAGTCGGCACAATTCATGTACTGATTAACAATGCAGGATTTGGTGTATTCGATGCGGTGGAAGATATTAATTTGAATGATATGAAGTCAATGTTTGAGGTAAATGTGTTTGGTCTTATTGCTATGACGAAGTCAGTCTTACCGTTTATGATGAAGCAGAATGAAGGTCATATAATTAACATTGCATCACAAGCAGGGAAAATTGCGAGTCCGAAATCAAGCGTTTACTCGGCAACGAAGCATGCAGTTTTAGGATTTACCAATAGCTTACGTATGGAACTAAGTAAAACAAATATTAATGTAACATCCGTAAACCCTGGTCCGATTCGAACAAGATTTTTCGATATTGCAGACAAATCAGGGAACTATGTTAAAAATGTACAACGATATATGCTGGATTCGAGGTACGTTGCAGCTAAGGTAGTGGATGCCATCTTTACATCAAAGCGAGAAATTAACTTGCCTAAATGGATGAATGCAGGTAGTGTCTTATTTCAACTATTTCCAACGTTTATGGAAAAGACAGCTGGAAAAGTAGTATTTAAAAAATAA